One genomic segment of Methanothermobacter wolfeii includes these proteins:
- a CDS encoding MmgE/PrpD family protein encodes MITRRLAEFTSSISYSEIPSDATEMAITCFLDFLGVSLRGSGERSSRIAMKALGPGEGESTIIGHGSGAPERAALINGISAHNLDLDDGHRLARMHPGACVIPAALAAAEYMDLEFRDLITAMVAGYEATIFMGILVNPAHRMRGFHTTGTCGAIGAAAAASRVMGLDADETACALGLAATQAAGLLESDHAGTMAKHLHAGRAAQSGIISALLASEGFTGAESAIEGREGFLRAMSDGSDAGMPELGAFHIRGVYLKRYPVCRHLHPALDAAADIMAARGFMAHEIESVTVSTYDVAAEHDNYSPDTIEAVRQSLPVSLAVLLERGELSVENLQDAFDVGETASKITVRKDPLMEGCGDRRPAEVTVRLKNGEVHTCRRDLPAGEPEEPFTWEDVVEKFSRLNPGYRMEKLEILQENPSVTVRELMDGLELKQTPSDV; translated from the coding sequence ATGATAACCCGAAGGCTTGCAGAGTTCACATCATCAATCTCATACAGTGAAATACCATCAGATGCCACTGAAATGGCCATCACATGCTTCCTGGACTTCCTTGGCGTCTCGCTGAGGGGTTCCGGTGAGAGGAGCAGCAGGATAGCCATGAAGGCCCTTGGCCCCGGTGAGGGTGAATCAACCATCATCGGACATGGATCCGGGGCACCTGAAAGGGCAGCCCTCATAAACGGGATATCCGCCCACAACCTTGACCTGGATGACGGCCACCGCCTGGCAAGGATGCACCCCGGCGCATGCGTCATCCCGGCAGCCCTCGCAGCCGCAGAGTACATGGACCTTGAATTCAGGGACCTCATCACGGCGATGGTGGCGGGTTATGAGGCGACGATCTTCATGGGGATACTTGTAAACCCTGCTCACAGGATGAGGGGATTCCACACAACAGGGACCTGCGGGGCCATTGGCGCTGCAGCAGCAGCATCAAGGGTAATGGGCCTTGACGCTGATGAAACAGCATGCGCCCTTGGACTTGCAGCAACCCAGGCCGCAGGGCTCCTGGAATCCGACCATGCAGGGACAATGGCGAAACACCTGCACGCAGGGAGGGCGGCCCAGTCAGGAATCATATCAGCCCTACTGGCATCCGAAGGGTTTACAGGCGCAGAATCAGCAATCGAGGGCCGTGAAGGATTCTTGAGGGCCATGTCGGATGGGTCGGATGCAGGGATGCCTGAACTGGGCGCCTTCCATATAAGGGGTGTTTACCTCAAGAGGTACCCTGTATGCAGGCACCTGCACCCGGCGCTTGATGCAGCAGCAGACATCATGGCAGCCAGGGGCTTCATGGCCCATGAGATAGAATCAGTCACCGTATCAACCTATGATGTTGCGGCGGAGCATGATAACTACTCACCCGACACCATTGAAGCCGTCAGGCAGAGCCTCCCGGTCTCCCTGGCGGTTCTCCTTGAGAGGGGGGAGCTGAGCGTTGAAAACCTTCAGGACGCCTTTGATGTGGGTGAAACAGCATCAAAGATCACCGTAAGGAAAGACCCCCTGATGGAGGGGTGCGGTGACAGGAGGCCCGCGGAGGTCACGGTCAGACTCAAAAACGGCGAGGTACACACCTGCCGCAGGGACCTGCCGGCTGGTGAACCAGAGGAGCCATTCACATGGGAGGACGTGGTTGAGAAGTTCTCCCGGCTCAACCCGGGTTACCGGATGGAGAAACTTGAAATCCTGCAGGAAAACCCATCAGTAACCGTCCGTGAACTCATGGATGGACTTGAACTGAAGCAGACTCCCTCAGACGTCTGA
- a CDS encoding transcriptional regulator, which produces MDKSVRREHVLREIHGLLASNGFETSGIYERSCFDLMARRKLLLLLLKVLVNIDGINSLQAHEIKTIAHTFLASPLLVGVKSKTEYLEEDVVYERHGIPVVAPETFRNMVVDGEYPEIIADRGGYYVHIDGETLRRVREEYNLSLKDLADLAHVSRKTIYKYENGLARASPETAMILEQILDIRITLSIDIFGAPEREDIEIKPSGKLADIGFGMIETRKTPFDALAKELKLDSTVITNLEKERDPRTLKRMAIPLRDLSLVSGSDSVFIIDNPRIKENLEGIPVIKSWEINDMESSREFLKALAERKDYN; this is translated from the coding sequence TTGGATAAATCTGTTAGAAGGGAACATGTATTAAGGGAAATACATGGGCTCCTTGCCAGTAATGGCTTTGAAACCTCCGGTATATATGAGCGGAGCTGCTTTGACCTCATGGCAAGGAGGAAGCTGTTACTATTATTGCTCAAGGTCCTTGTAAATATTGATGGTATAAATAGTTTGCAGGCCCATGAGATAAAGACCATCGCACACACCTTCCTTGCATCACCACTCCTTGTGGGTGTTAAGTCAAAGACAGAGTATCTTGAAGAGGATGTGGTCTATGAGAGGCACGGCATCCCCGTCGTTGCACCTGAAACCTTCAGGAATATGGTTGTTGATGGTGAATACCCTGAGATAATCGCCGACAGGGGAGGGTACTATGTGCACATCGACGGGGAGACCCTAAGGAGGGTGCGTGAGGAGTACAACCTTTCACTCAAGGACCTGGCAGACCTTGCCCATGTCTCCAGAAAGACCATATACAAGTATGAGAATGGTCTTGCACGTGCCTCGCCTGAAACAGCCATGATACTGGAACAGATACTTGATATAAGGATAACGCTCTCAATAGACATCTTCGGGGCCCCTGAAAGGGAGGATATTGAGATAAAGCCATCAGGCAAGCTTGCGGATATAGGGTTTGGCATGATCGAGACCCGTAAAACGCCCTTCGATGCCCTAGCAAAGGAACTTAAACTTGACAGTACGGTTATAACAAACCTTGAAAAGGAGAGGGACCCCAGGACCCTTAAAAGGATGGCAATCCCCCTCAGGGACCTTTCACTGGTCAGTGGATCCGACTCGGTTTTCATAATCGACAACCCCAGGATAAAGGAAAACCTTGAGGGCATCCCGGTCATTAAGAGCTGGGAGATCAATGATATGGAGAGCAGCAGGGAATTCCTCAAAGCCCTAGCAGAGAGAAAGGATTACAACTGA
- a CDS encoding PRC-barrel domain-containing protein, whose translation MVELSNLYGLEIYTSRGKYVGRVQDVVLNIKKGRVSTLKVRPMRHDKKNVGIKDVLKTSIRIVPESDEIRSIQEEGIIDINYDRVQAVGDILIISPDVSVQKAASPLES comes from the coding sequence ATGGTTGAATTATCCAATCTCTATGGACTTGAAATATACACCTCAAGGGGCAAGTATGTTGGAAGGGTTCAGGATGTCGTCCTGAATATAAAGAAGGGACGTGTCTCAACACTCAAGGTTCGTCCCATGAGGCATGATAAGAAGAACGTTGGAATCAAGGATGTCCTGAAAACCAGTATAAGGATAGTGCCTGAATCCGATGAGATAAGGTCCATCCAGGAGGAGGGTATAATAGATATAAACTATGACAGGGTCCAGGCAGTTGGGGATATACTCATAATATCACCTGATGTTTCTGTCCAGAAGGCTGCAAGCCCCCTTGAATCATAA
- a CDS encoding Mov34/MPN/PAD-1 family protein: MGLTDKIMASLFGFKPVRRVIVDSGVMEGALEIARNSHPREFAALLEGHREGDTLHVTGLIFLPSKTSDEGAVMDVLMLPPFTGAAGSVHSHPGPSNAPSPADIRFFSSNGIFHMIIAYPYRRETVAAYTRNGVPVAFEVAD; the protein is encoded by the coding sequence ATGGGTTTAACTGATAAAATAATGGCTTCACTCTTTGGTTTCAAACCGGTAAGACGGGTCATCGTGGATTCAGGAGTTATGGAGGGTGCCCTTGAAATTGCCAGGAATTCACATCCAAGGGAGTTCGCAGCCCTACTTGAGGGCCATAGGGAGGGCGACACCCTCCACGTAACAGGTCTAATCTTCCTTCCATCCAAGACATCTGATGAGGGCGCTGTTATGGACGTCCTCATGCTGCCACCATTCACAGGGGCTGCTGGCTCCGTGCATTCACACCCGGGACCATCAAACGCACCATCACCCGCCGATATAAGGTTCTTCTCATCAAATGGCATATTCCATATGATAATAGCCTACCCCTACAGGAGGGAGACTGTGGCCGCCTACACCAGGAACGGAGTCCCGGTTGCCTTTGAGGTTGCTGACTGA
- the serA gene encoding phosphoglycerate dehydrogenase: protein MKVLIADSINEKGISELEEVAEVVVNTTITPEELLETIKDFDAIVVRSRTKVTREVIEAAPRLKIIARAGVGVDNVDVKAATERGVMVINAPESTSITVAEHSIGLMLALARKISLADKSVKEGKWEKNRFMGIELNGKTLGIIGMGRIGSQVVVRTKAFGMDIMVYDPYISREAAEEMGVTVTDLETLLRESDIVTIHVPLTPETKHLISDEEFKLMKESAFIVNCARGGIIDEEALYRALKDGEIAGAALDVFEEEPPEGSPLLELENVVLTPHIGASTSEAQRDAAIIVANEIKTVFQGGTPRNVLNMPVMDSETYKLMRPYLELAEKIGSILVQALPGNIEKLDVTYCGELADMQFDILTRTMLQGILNPILTEPVNMINAPSIAKKRGVMVTEARRSESDGYRSIIMARAVSDRGEFSVEATHIKEPTIIGINGYRVDVKPEGTMIIARYRDLPGTIGAIGTKLGEHGINIATMQVGRREIGGEAVMVLKVDQSVPSDVIEEIKKLENVDDAVSIEL from the coding sequence ATGAAAGTGCTTATTGCTGATTCCATCAATGAAAAGGGAATATCAGAACTTGAAGAGGTGGCGGAAGTTGTTGTTAACACCACCATAACCCCTGAGGAACTCCTTGAAACAATAAAGGACTTTGATGCCATCGTTGTGAGGAGCCGGACAAAGGTTACGCGTGAGGTTATAGAGGCAGCCCCCAGGCTCAAGATAATCGCAAGGGCCGGTGTTGGCGTTGACAACGTTGATGTGAAGGCCGCCACCGAGAGGGGTGTGATGGTGATAAACGCCCCTGAATCAACCTCAATAACGGTTGCCGAACACTCAATAGGCCTTATGCTGGCCCTTGCCAGGAAGATATCCCTTGCAGATAAATCCGTTAAGGAGGGTAAATGGGAGAAGAACAGGTTCATGGGTATTGAGCTCAACGGAAAGACCCTCGGGATAATAGGCATGGGCCGTATAGGTTCACAGGTCGTTGTAAGGACAAAGGCCTTCGGCATGGACATAATGGTCTACGACCCCTACATAAGCCGTGAGGCTGCCGAGGAGATGGGTGTCACGGTAACAGACCTTGAAACCCTCCTCAGGGAATCCGATATAGTAACCATCCACGTGCCCCTCACACCTGAAACAAAACACCTGATCTCGGATGAAGAGTTCAAACTGATGAAGGAATCCGCCTTCATTGTGAACTGTGCCAGGGGAGGTATAATCGATGAGGAAGCCCTCTACAGGGCCCTTAAGGATGGTGAAATAGCCGGCGCAGCCCTTGACGTCTTCGAGGAGGAACCCCCTGAGGGAAGCCCCCTCCTTGAACTTGAAAACGTGGTCCTCACACCCCACATCGGCGCATCAACCTCAGAGGCCCAGAGGGATGCTGCTATAATCGTCGCGAATGAGATAAAGACGGTTTTTCAGGGAGGAACCCCCAGGAACGTCCTTAACATGCCGGTGATGGACTCCGAGACTTACAAGTTAATGAGGCCCTACCTTGAACTTGCAGAGAAGATTGGAAGCATCCTTGTGCAGGCCCTACCAGGTAACATAGAAAAGCTCGACGTCACCTACTGCGGTGAACTGGCGGATATGCAGTTCGACATCCTCACAAGGACCATGCTCCAGGGTATACTTAACCCCATACTCACAGAGCCCGTGAACATGATAAACGCGCCCTCAATTGCAAAGAAGAGGGGAGTCATGGTGACGGAGGCCAGGAGGTCCGAGTCAGATGGTTACAGGTCCATCATAATGGCCAGGGCCGTCTCTGACAGGGGCGAGTTCAGTGTTGAGGCCACCCACATCAAGGAACCCACCATCATAGGTATAAACGGTTACAGGGTTGATGTGAAGCCCGAGGGCACCATGATAATAGCACGCTACAGGGACCTCCCGGGTACAATCGGTGCCATAGGCACCAAGCTCGGTGAGCACGGCATCAACATTGCAACAATGCAGGTGGGTAGAAGGGAAATCGGCGGCGAAGCCGTCATGGTCCTCAAGGTGGATCAGAGCGTGCCATCTGATGTCATAGAGGAGATCAAGAAACTGGAAAACGTTGATGACGCGGTATCAATAGAGCTTTAA
- a CDS encoding tRNA-binding protein: MWDTSKDYRLMVALKSVELFRRTLETGSFRGQWKKKLALTTAGEIERTLQGILYSYLEPGELAGSPEIEGVMEKLDVIVEALGGEDWAMKFASEAGKDDREKVEENIARVRFFLNTIGNLKKRLMLGKIADPVIGVDILAGEVMSVGGHPGADKLQVCNVNIGGRALKVVTNDPDVREGDRVAVALLPPENFMGITSEGMFLGVEGVLRDVKGEPGEMPRGIPLEALNEARNLVEEFLKS, translated from the coding sequence ATGTGGGATACCAGCAAGGATTACAGACTCATGGTTGCACTGAAATCGGTTGAACTCTTCAGGAGAACCCTTGAAACAGGTAGCTTCAGGGGGCAGTGGAAGAAGAAACTGGCTCTCACCACAGCCGGTGAAATCGAAAGGACGCTGCAGGGCATCCTCTACTCCTACCTTGAACCCGGGGAACTTGCAGGGTCCCCTGAAATAGAGGGGGTCATGGAAAAACTTGACGTCATCGTGGAGGCCCTTGGTGGTGAGGACTGGGCCATGAAGTTCGCCTCTGAGGCCGGAAAGGATGACCGGGAAAAGGTTGAGGAGAACATTGCAAGGGTCAGGTTCTTCCTGAACACCATCGGCAACCTGAAGAAGAGGCTCATGCTTGGAAAGATAGCCGACCCTGTGATTGGAGTTGATATCCTTGCAGGTGAGGTTATGAGTGTTGGGGGGCATCCCGGGGCGGATAAGCTGCAGGTCTGCAATGTAAACATTGGGGGAAGGGCCCTTAAGGTCGTTACAAATGACCCTGACGTCCGTGAGGGTGACCGGGTGGCCGTTGCCCTCCTGCCCCCTGAGAACTTCATGGGGATAACAAGTGAGGGCATGTTCCTGGGGGTTGAAGGCGTCCTCAGGGACGTTAAGGGGGAACCCGGAGAGATGCCCAGGGGCATACCCCTAGAGGCCCTCAACGAGGCAAGGAACCTTGTGGAGGAGTTCCTAAAATCCTAA
- a CDS encoding tRNA(His) guanylyltransferase Thg1 family protein — MVFDVRSHETYSSLRVPPSAEVVLRLDGRGFHGLTEKLGFTRPYDENFRDIMAATSMDIMEEFSPAFIYTFSDEINILLSEVPFSGRVEKLDSVFAALASSSFTLEALSLGFKLDQAVSFDCRTIPLAGGAVQEYFRSRQSEAWRNCLNGYAYWTLRAEMGKEEAVRTLEGLKSEGIHDLLFERGINISRVPSWQRRGIGVYRRPVEVEGYNPLRDERVTASRMRTIVDMDLPLFTGEFFRELIRTG, encoded by the coding sequence ATGGTCTTTGATGTGCGTTCACATGAAACCTATTCCAGTCTCAGGGTTCCGCCATCAGCAGAGGTTGTGCTCAGACTTGACGGCCGAGGATTCCATGGCCTCACAGAGAAGCTTGGATTCACCCGCCCCTACGATGAAAACTTCCGGGACATCATGGCGGCCACTTCCATGGACATCATGGAGGAGTTCAGCCCGGCATTCATATACACATTCTCAGATGAGATAAACATCCTCCTCTCAGAGGTCCCCTTTTCAGGGAGGGTGGAGAAGCTTGACTCTGTATTCGCAGCCCTCGCATCATCCTCATTCACCCTTGAAGCACTGAGCCTCGGATTCAAACTGGACCAGGCGGTTTCCTTTGACTGCAGGACCATACCCCTTGCAGGTGGTGCAGTTCAGGAGTACTTCAGGTCAAGGCAGAGCGAGGCATGGAGGAACTGCCTCAACGGATACGCCTACTGGACCCTGAGGGCTGAGATGGGAAAGGAAGAGGCTGTCAGAACCCTTGAGGGCCTTAAATCTGAGGGCATCCATGACCTGCTCTTTGAGAGGGGTATAAATATCTCGAGGGTTCCATCATGGCAGAGGAGGGGTATAGGTGTCTACAGGAGGCCTGTTGAGGTTGAGGGATACAACCCCCTCCGTGATGAGAGGGTCACAGCGTCCCGGATGAGGACCATTGTTGACATGGACCTACCCCTCTTCACAGGAGAATTCTTCAGGGAACTTATCAGGACTGGTTGA
- a CDS encoding radical SAM protein produces MVRHIQRKRTDAEFILATNGFCTPGTLRRLLDFTSLFSFEIKALSDELHRNLTGAPSEPVLRNAGYLAGKFPERIRIFRTVVIPGINHHEIPEIAGFLAEINPEVPYRLIGFRPNFMLYYHRGPERRLMERLVEECRAAGLERVDYSGHYPLLKADLESILRGKGCDLPGDCGSCRHTVCRAMVREPWRDS; encoded by the coding sequence ATGGTCAGACACATCCAGAGAAAGAGGACCGACGCGGAGTTCATCCTCGCCACAAATGGATTCTGCACACCCGGAACACTCAGGAGGCTCCTTGATTTCACATCACTCTTCAGCTTTGAGATAAAGGCACTGTCAGATGAACTCCACAGGAACCTTACCGGCGCACCATCAGAACCGGTGCTCAGGAATGCAGGGTACCTTGCAGGGAAGTTCCCTGAAAGGATCAGGATCTTCAGGACGGTTGTGATACCGGGCATAAACCACCATGAGATACCTGAAATAGCAGGTTTCCTTGCAGAGATAAACCCTGAGGTCCCCTACCGCCTCATAGGATTCAGACCAAACTTCATGCTCTACTACCACAGGGGCCCTGAAAGGAGGCTCATGGAGAGACTCGTTGAGGAATGCAGGGCTGCGGGACTGGAAAGGGTTGACTACTCAGGCCACTATCCCCTCCTTAAGGCCGACCTTGAATCCATACTCAGGGGGAAGGGCTGTGACCTCCCAGGGGACTGTGGAAGCTGCAGGCACACAGTCTGCAGGGCGATGGTCAGGGAGCCCTGGAGGGATAGTTAG
- a CDS encoding tRNA(Ile)(2)-agmatinylcytidine synthase, whose product MCRIHVGIDDTDSPQGMCTTYVSCVIIQKLKSCGFSLEGYPRLIRLNPFAPHKTRGNGAVAFTVLAASSGELEVIRDLVLREVEGLAELENENTNPGVVFHTGEITHEMRDFSLRAIRSILKIDDARRVAEKAGAEVHGFKKGRGIIGALAAIGCPLDDRTYELLTYRVPENYGRPRRIDPDSVRRMDEITGDETFDNIDGDYLAIEPHTPCPILYGIRGESPEVLMKAMELVEVGEEIERFCIFETNQHTDQHIQEADRISEMEAFGCYRVSGRVRDTPKVIEGGHVFFTLADDSGEIECAAYEPTKDFRRVVLELVPGDVLTVYGGIGRHGTLNIEKMKLERAAELYVEENPLCTCGRRMKSAGRDKGFKCPSCGRRVRNSRKVKRVLERSLVEGYYEVPTCARRHLSKQLVRMGIRGCGVNKKPQHS is encoded by the coding sequence ATGTGCAGAATTCATGTCGGTATAGATGACACAGATTCCCCCCAGGGAATGTGCACTACCTATGTATCATGTGTAATAATCCAGAAACTTAAAAGTTGCGGTTTTTCTCTTGAGGGCTACCCGCGCCTCATAAGACTCAACCCCTTCGCACCCCACAAGACCAGGGGTAACGGCGCCGTTGCTTTCACTGTGCTGGCAGCGTCATCAGGGGAGCTGGAAGTTATAAGGGACCTGGTCCTCAGGGAGGTGGAGGGGCTGGCTGAACTTGAGAACGAGAACACCAACCCCGGCGTAGTCTTCCATACAGGGGAGATCACCCATGAGATGAGGGATTTCTCCCTCAGGGCAATAAGGAGTATACTTAAAATTGATGATGCCCGGCGTGTTGCAGAGAAGGCAGGGGCGGAGGTCCATGGCTTCAAGAAGGGAAGGGGTATTATAGGGGCCCTTGCAGCCATAGGATGCCCCCTGGATGACAGGACCTATGAACTCCTCACCTACAGGGTCCCTGAAAACTATGGCAGGCCCCGCCGCATCGACCCCGACTCTGTGAGGAGGATGGATGAAATCACGGGGGATGAAACCTTCGATAACATTGACGGTGATTACCTTGCAATCGAACCCCACACACCCTGCCCCATACTCTACGGTATAAGGGGGGAGTCCCCTGAGGTCCTCATGAAGGCCATGGAACTTGTTGAGGTGGGCGAGGAGATCGAGAGGTTCTGCATATTCGAGACAAACCAGCACACCGATCAGCACATCCAGGAGGCTGACAGGATATCTGAAATGGAGGCCTTCGGATGTTACCGTGTCAGTGGGAGGGTCAGGGACACCCCCAAGGTCATCGAGGGGGGTCATGTCTTCTTCACCCTGGCCGATGATTCGGGTGAGATTGAATGTGCTGCCTATGAACCCACCAAGGACTTCAGGAGGGTGGTCCTTGAACTTGTACCCGGGGACGTCCTGACGGTCTACGGGGGTATAGGGAGACACGGGACCCTCAACATTGAGAAGATGAAACTTGAAAGGGCAGCCGAGCTCTATGTTGAGGAGAATCCCCTCTGCACCTGCGGCAGGAGGATGAAGTCCGCCGGCAGGGACAAGGGATTCAAGTGCCCTTCCTGCGGCAGGAGGGTAAGAAATTCCAGAAAGGTTAAGAGGGTCCTTGAAAGGTCACTGGTGGAGGGATACTATGAGGTCCCCACATGTGCAAGGAGGCACCTTTCAAAGCAGCTTGTGAGGATGGGGATCAGGGGATGCGGTGTTAATAAAAAACCACAGCATTCATAA
- a CDS encoding chitobiase/beta-hexosaminidase C-terminal domain-containing protein, with amino-acid sequence MLSALVLLAFMAGISSASAVGDGNGVPPLPDNAVNLTMQQNLSDPEQIIVNVSYSDELQDVPQDIAVDAMLEILEGDITGANIKWYYTDDLLNGPYANYTVLADVKQAWLSSFEGALVPQGQAKLYNEDGRKYTWLFVVENARGKVFKIRANSTAIRMVDDNLEVVKVLASEELTVDLQPHFSLSDLKVEPVSGSAPLTVMVRVNVTNTGVADDYTAELKINGEVKNTTTLVNLATGETREVIFTYELPAGLYNVTVDDLTPVSVTSIPAAPSASPASGTYLNNVTVTLTGPEGSTIYYTTDGSTPTVSSNKYTAPIVLSRSATLKFIAVANSASSAVSSVEYTVLKPATLTYYVKVKVKKWYKKWYRYMGKWRYKWRYYWTYRYVKRTSTYWQMT; translated from the coding sequence TTGCTTTCAGCGCTGGTTTTACTTGCTTTCATGGCCGGAATCTCCAGTGCATCGGCGGTAGGAGATGGCAATGGAGTACCGCCCCTACCAGATAACGCCGTTAACCTGACGATGCAGCAGAACCTGTCTGACCCAGAACAGATAATCGTTAACGTTAGCTACAGTGATGAGCTTCAGGATGTCCCCCAGGACATTGCAGTCGATGCAATGCTTGAAATCCTCGAGGGTGACATTACAGGTGCAAACATCAAATGGTACTACACAGATGATCTTCTTAATGGACCATACGCAAACTACACAGTACTGGCAGATGTAAAACAGGCATGGCTCAGCTCATTTGAAGGTGCACTTGTACCGCAGGGACAGGCAAAGCTCTACAATGAGGACGGTCGGAAATACACATGGCTCTTTGTAGTTGAAAATGCTAGGGGCAAGGTCTTCAAGATAAGGGCAAATTCAACAGCCATCAGGATGGTAGATGATAATCTTGAGGTTGTGAAAGTCCTTGCTTCAGAGGAACTAACTGTGGACCTTCAGCCACACTTCTCACTCTCAGACCTCAAAGTTGAACCGGTCAGTGGCAGCGCACCCCTCACAGTAATGGTGAGAGTCAACGTCACCAATACAGGCGTTGCAGATGACTACACAGCCGAACTCAAAATTAACGGTGAAGTGAAGAACACAACAACTCTTGTTAACCTCGCAACCGGTGAGACAAGGGAAGTGATATTCACATACGAACTCCCTGCAGGTCTCTACAACGTCACCGTCGATGACTTAACACCGGTAAGCGTCACATCAATTCCAGCAGCACCCTCTGCAAGCCCTGCATCAGGAACCTACCTCAACAATGTAACCGTTACCCTCACAGGACCTGAAGGCTCAACAATATACTACACTACCGATGGATCCACACCAACCGTTTCAAGCAATAAATACACGGCACCCATCGTCCTGAGCAGATCAGCAACACTCAAATTCATAGCAGTTGCTAACAGTGCATCATCAGCCGTTTCATCAGTAGAATACACAGTCCTGAAGCCAGCGACACTCACCTACTACGTTAAGGTGAAGGTCAAGAAGTGGTACAAGAAGTGGTACAGGTACATGGGTAAATGGAGATACAAGTGGAGATACTACTGGACCTACAGGTACGTTAAAAGGACCAGCACCTACTGGCAGATGACCTAA
- a CDS encoding aspartate dehydrogenase, translating into MIVGILGCGAIANLITGFVRDGRVPVELGFFYDRDLERAENLASMVDGTAVLDVRDMLPEVDLVVEAASPEAVRELVPVVLEAGRDVVVMSVGALMDPELRKMLEETASRNNATIHVPSGAIVGLDGLKAASVGTIESVKLVTRKPPRSLGISMDEKKVLYRGRASEAVKRFPLNINVAAALSLACDRDIEVEIIADPVVDRNVHEVTVRGDFGEFKTITENVRCSVNPKTSVMAAYSAIRLLKSLSENMHVGT; encoded by the coding sequence ATGATTGTAGGTATACTTGGTTGCGGTGCCATAGCCAACCTTATAACGGGATTCGTGAGGGATGGCAGGGTACCTGTGGAATTGGGCTTTTTCTATGACAGGGACCTTGAGAGGGCTGAGAACCTTGCCTCAATGGTTGATGGAACAGCGGTCCTTGATGTGAGGGACATGCTACCCGAGGTTGACCTTGTGGTTGAGGCCGCTTCACCGGAGGCGGTGAGGGAACTGGTCCCGGTGGTCCTGGAGGCAGGAAGGGACGTTGTGGTGATGAGCGTCGGGGCCCTCATGGACCCTGAACTCAGGAAGATGCTGGAGGAGACGGCATCACGCAACAATGCAACCATCCATGTACCCTCAGGGGCAATCGTAGGCCTTGATGGTTTAAAGGCAGCCTCCGTGGGAACTATAGAATCTGTTAAACTTGTCACAAGGAAGCCCCCAAGGTCCCTCGGGATAAGTATGGATGAAAAGAAGGTCCTCTACAGGGGGAGGGCCTCGGAGGCAGTTAAAAGGTTCCCTCTCAACATAAACGTGGCAGCCGCCCTTAGCCTTGCATGTGACAGGGATATAGAGGTTGAGATCATCGCTGACCCGGTAGTTGACCGCAACGTCCATGAGGTGACCGTCAGGGGGGACTTCGGAGAATTCAAGACAATAACCGAGAATGTCAGGTGCTCCGTGAATCCGAAGACAAGCGTGATGGCAGCATACTCTGCCATAAGGCTCCTCAAGTCCCTCAGTGAGAACATGCATGTGGGGACATAG